The sequence CTGGTGCCGGAGCTGGGATCTCAGCTGCCGCTGCTGCCTGTGCCTCGGCGGCGGCAGCCTGATCCAGAGGGGAGGGTTGCACCACCAGGGGTTGCACCACCAGCTCCATTTGTTCGGCGGACACCGCTAGTTCTTGGAGGGCTCCCACGAGATAGTCCTGGAACCCCTTCACCCGCCGGGCGATGGAGTCGGATTGCCCCGCGAAGCTGCTGTTGATGTCCTGCTGAAGCTGATCCCTGCGGCCCGTGAGCTCGCTGATCTCCTGCTGCAGGGCCTCGCGCTGCTGACGCAGTTCGTTGGTGGCGAGCTCCTTCCAGTCCTCAGGCTGTGGGGACGTTGGGTTGGTGGCCTCGTCGCTCATGGCTGGGCGATCACGTGACGGTTGAGCTGCTCGCGCAGGCTGTTGGCATCAAATAACACCGGCAGGAAGTGAATGCTTTGCTGTTCACGGAAATAGAACAGCACAGGGAAGGGCTCCCAGAACAGCGTCCAATTCAGCCACTCGCTGTAGGGAAATCGGCGCAGGACGGTGTTCCCGCGCCAGACGATGAGGGCCTCGGCGCAGAACTGCAAGCGCAGGATCTGGCTCTGGATCAGCAGGAAGAGACCAAAGACACTCACTAGCGCTGCGGCCCAGATGTTGATCAGAAGGCAGGCCACGCCCAGGATCAGGACGCCCAAGGGCACCCAGATGCGCGGGGCCAGAATGGCGCCCTGCTCTGGGTTGGGGCCGGATCCAGTCACGGTCGAAGGGCTCATGAGCCGAAGAGCAATTGGGTTAAGACCACGTCCACCAGCGAGACAGTCACCAAGATCATCACCACAGCACCGGTGGTGCTGGTGCCCACTTCCTTGGGGCCACCCCGGGTGGTGAGACCCCAGCCGCACGCGATCACAGCAATCTGAAGGCCGAAGACCACGGCCTTCAGCAGCATCGCCGGCAGGTCGGAGGGCTGCATCCAGCCCCGAACGGAGTTCCAGAAGACATCGGGCGGGATGTTGTAGAGGATCGCGCTACTGACCTGGCCCGACCAGATCGCCACCGCAAAGAAGGCGAGGCATTGGACCGGGGTCATGACGATCATTGCCAGCAGGCGCGGGACCACGAGGTACTGGACCGGGTCGGTGCGCAGCATCGTGATCGCATCGATCTGCTCGGTGACCTTCATCGTCCCCAGTTGGGCGGCATAGGCCGTCGCCACCTTGCCCGTCACCAGGGTGGCTGTGAGGATCGGAGCAATTTCCCGGGCGAGCCCCAGGGCGAGAATCCCGCCCACGGTGGATCCGGCCCCCTGTTTAACCAGCTCGGAGGCGGCTTGGATGTTGAAGACCGTGCCGGCCGCTAGACCCGTGATCAAGATGATCAGGAAGCTGCCGGGGCCAGCCTCCATCAATTCGGCGATCAGGTCATTGGGGTTGATCTGGCCCTTGGCCAGGGCGGAGACGGCTTGACCACCAATCAGCAGGCTCTCGCCCAAGCGGGTCAACCAGCGGGGGAGAAGCCAGGCGGGGAGGCGACGGGCAGGCATGCGACGGAGTGACTAGCTGGCTTCAAGATGCAGGCCCCTCTCGGGCCAGCGGCGCGTTACCACTAACCCAAGAACCACCAACACTGCGGGAATGATGCCCATGCACAGCCGGATCGCCACCAGGGCGCTGGTCGGTTGGGCCGTATTGGCCAGGGCTTCGTCGTAACCGCTGGCGCTGAGCACCATTCCCAGTAGAGCGATCACCGCACTAATGCAGACCTTCTGGGCCAGGACCATCCAGGCGGTGTATTGGCCGGCCGGCTTCTCCGGATCGGCATCAATCGCATCGGGCAACAGGGACCAGGGAATGAGATAGGCGGTGGAGGCCCCGACCCCAGCCAGGACGATGGATAGGACCAGTAGAACCAGCTTGAGCAAATTGCTGGCGGCCATGACCGGTAGGGCCGGATTGAGGGGTTGCAGCACCATCACCAGCAGGCAACCGGCAACCCAAAGCAGCCCCCCTTGGCGCAGGGCTTGCAGGCGTCCAGCCCGATGGGAAACGGTGTTCCAGAGCCAGAGACCCCCGAGGGAACTGAGCAGGAAGGGGAGGAGGATGAGCTTGCTCAGGCCCTCGGGCACCTGGAGCACCACAGGCAGGAAGAAGAGCGAGACCGCCTGCATCAGCTGCAGGGAACACCAGAGCAGGAGGTAGAGGCCCAGCACCATGAGGAAGCGGCCGTTCTGGGCAACCCGCCTGAGCAACTTGCGGGTGGTGCCGGGGGTGGGTTCGGGGCGTTGGCAGTTGCGGGCGGCCGGTAACAGGCCCCAGCCGCAGAGCAGGCCAGAGGCGCTGATGATCACGCCGGAGACCAGTCCGACGGGTAGGTAGGAGGAGGGATCACCCAGGTTGCCCACCAGGACCCCCGCCAGAAGCGCGGCGGTGATCGTGGCCAGGATCGAGCCTGTGAAACGGGAGGTGTTCAGCCGAGTGCGCAGGCCGACGTCGGTCGTCAGTTCGGCGGCAAGGGCTGTGTAGGGGAGGTTGACGCAGGTGTAGAGGCTGTTGGCGACCACGGAGACCACCAGAAACACCCAGAACTTGGTCCAGATGCTTTCCCAGGGCGGCAGCCACCACATCAGGGCCATGGAGGCACCCAGCGGCACGGCGCTCCAGAGGATCCAGGGGAGCCGAGGGCCGAGTTGGGTGTTGACGGTCTTATCGCTTAACCAGCCGACGATCGGGTCGTTGACGGCATCCCAGAGGCGCCCCAGTCCATAGGCCAGGCCGGCGAGCCAGGGGGGGAGGCCTGCTGCGACATAGAAGCGCAGCAAATAGAAGCCGATGAGGGAAGCACCCATGCCGGTGCCCACGTCCCCCAGGCCGTAGGCCCAGAGCAGGCGCTGCCTGGGGCGGCCCCGCAGATCGACGGCATCGCTAGGGGCTTGAGGCGTGGCGGCCAAGGACGCTGTCCCGAACGCAGGTCATAATGCTCCAGTCAGCGCGAAACCCGTTCCGCTGGCATTCAGCATCAGACGCTCCTAGTGCGTTTGTACTGCTGCGGGCTTAGTTTAGTGGTAAAACCTCAGCCTTCCAAGCTGATGATGCGGGTTCGATTCCCGCAGCCCGCTTTTCTCTAGGAGCAGCTCTGCTCCACCAAGAGCACCAAGCTGCGGCTTCTCAAGGTCTGTGCTGAACCGCTCCAGGGTTGGGGGGCTGCTGGCGCAGCATCGGCTTCAGCGGTGTTGATGAGTTGGAGCCAACCGCTACTGCCCTTGGGGACTTCGAAGCTCAGGTCCTCTGAGTAGGCGTTCATGCCGCACCAGATCAGGGGACCGCGCTGGCCATCATTCAGGCTCCAGGCCAGGGTGTGGGACCAGCTGGCCCAATCCGGTTGTCCGAGCTTGGGGCCGTGCCACTGCCGAGTGAGATGTCCTGGCTGATCGAAGCGAGTGGACTTGGCTTCGGCGTGGGGCACCTCCGGATTGAATAAATCAGCCCACCTGTGGCGGATCTGAATCAGGCGCTGAAGGAACTCTTTTAAAGCGAGATCCTCAGTGTCCGGCATCCAATGCATCCAACCGAGGATGTTGTTCTGGCACCAGGTGTTGTTGTTCCCGCCTTGGCTGCGGCGCACTTCATCGCCCATAAGCAGCATCGGCACCCCAGGGGAGAGCAGCAGCGTGGCTAGCAGGTTCCGCACTTGCCGATTTCTCAGGGCCTGGATCTCGGGATCACTGCAGGGCCCCTCGGCGCCGTGATTCCAATTGTTGTTGTGGTTATCCCCGTCGCGGTTGTCCTCGCCGTTGGCAAGGTTGTGCTTGCCGCCGTAGCTCACCAGATCATTCAGGGTGTAGCCGTCATGGGCGGTCAGGAAGGTGATGCTGCGCCCCAGGACCGCCGGTTGGCCGCCGAAGAGATCGGGACTTCCGCTCAGCCGTTGTCCCATCGCCCAGCAACTTTTCTCATCCCCTTTCCAGAAGCGTCGGACGTCATCGCGGAAGCGACCATTCCAGCTGCCGATGCGCCTCGCTGGAAAATCAGCCAGGCGATAGAGCCCGCCACAGTCCCATGGTTCGCTGACCAGCTTCAGATCGGAGAGCTCTGGATCGGCTTCGATCTCTTCAAACAGCGGAGGTTTGTCCAGCGGAGCGAGTTCTTCACCGCGGCTCAGGGCGATGCCGAGGTCGAAGCGGAAGCCATCGACCCCGAGCTCTAGGGCCCAACAGCGCATGGATTCCAGAATCAAGCGCCGCACCAGGGGGCGGTTCGCGGCGATGGAGTTGCCGCAGCCGCTGACATCCAGGTAGTCGCCTTTGGCATTCTGGTGGTAGTAGAGCCGATCATCGATCCCGCGCCAGCTCAGGGTGGGGCCCGCCTGGTTGCCCTCGCAGGTGTGGTTGTAAACCACATCCACCAGCACCTCGAGACCGGCCTGATGGCACGCGGTCACCAGTTGACGCACCTGATGGCGGATCTGCAGTGGATCGTCTCCCTGCTGGTAGCCGTGATGGGGTGCCAGCCAACTCAGGGGGCTGTAGCCCCAGTAGTTCATCCGCCCCTCGGGAGCGTCATGGGGATCGAAGGCCATCACCGGCAGCAGTTCGATCGTCGTGATCCCAAGTCCCTTGAGGTAGGGAATCAGTTCGATTAATCCCAGATAGGTCCCCTGCGCCTCCTGGCTGACGGGGCTGCCCTGGCCGCGGCTAAAGCCGCCCACGTGCAATTCATAGATGAGGGTTCGCTGCCAGCTGTGGCGCGGTCTCGGAGCAGCGCGGAAATCAAAGCGATCCCGTTCGGTGACGACCCCCTTGAGGCACTTCGCCGTGTTCGGCATTCCTCCGAGGGCATCGACACGCTTGTAGACGTCCCACCCCGCGATGGCACGGGCGCAGGGATCCAAGAGCAACTTCGAGGGGTTGTACCCGTGTTGGCCCGGTTGCAGGGGGCCAAAGACCCGGTAGGCATAGCAGCAGCCGATGCCGACGCCCTCCACCTCGACATGCCAGATGTCGCCTGAGCGGTGCGCGCTGTGGAGCTCAATCGTCTGCTCCGGTTCGCTGGCGCTCCCGTCGCGAAACAGCAGCAGTTCAATTCTGCTGGCACTGGGGGCGGCCAGTGAAAAGTTCACCCCCCTGGGTGTGGCTTGCGCCCCTAGGGGCCAGGGCTGTCCGAGGTGGATCGAAGCCAACGGATCCTGCGGGCTGCTGCCACAAGCTAAAGGTGGTCGAGCGGATGTGGCCTGCCATGAGTGAGGAGAACCCCAAGCTGGCTGCATCAGGTTCGGTCTTTGCCGAGCCCTTGCCAGAAGGGCGTCCGCCTCGCCAGGTGTTGGAGAACCTCTGGTTGTTTGCCCCCAACCGCGACACCCTCGGGGGCTCAGCCTGGTGGCTTGAGACCCCGGAGTTGCCGGAATGCTCCGGCCTTCTGATCGACTGCCCGGGTCTGAACCAGGCCAACCTCGCTTTCCTCCAGCAGCGCGGCCCAGGCCGCATGGTGTTGACCAGTCGTGATGGCCATGGCCGCACCCGACGTTTTCAAGAAGAGCTGCAGTGGCCGGTCTCCCTGCAGGAGCAGGAGGCCTACCTGTTACCCACCGTGACCGGACTCGAGCCCTTCGCGTCAGAGCACTGCCTGGGCCGCGGTTACAGCCTGCGCTGGACCCCTGGTCCTACCCCCGGTAGTGCCGTGCTGCTTGCCGATACGGCGTTCCATGGCGGTCCGTTGTTGTTCAGCGGGCGGCTGCTCAGTCCCGTTGCTGCGGGTGAGGCCCGTCCGTTGCGCACCCGCCGATCGTTTCATTGGAGCCGCTGGTTGCGCAGCCTTGAGGCCTTGCAGCTCTGGTTGCCGCGTTCAACTCCCGTTGGCTTGGCCAGTGGGGCTGGCTTGGGAGCGCTGCGCGGAGAGGCGTTGATTGCCGATGTTCAGAAGCAGTTGGAGACCCTGGACTGGGCTGCCCTGCGGTGCCAAGAACCCATCTAGCGGGCTGCTCGCGGGGGCACAAAACCGCCCGAAAGCGCTGATTTCGGCAGCAAATGTGGCAAAAACGGTATGGGAAAAGGGGTTTTGAGGTTGCCGCCCCTTGCCAACCCCCATACCATTGGCGCGCTGAAACCAGTGGTGGCGGGGCTTTATCACTCCGCCCTGCTGCTACTGAGCCCAGAGGCTTCCATCCCGATGAACAAAGCTGACCTCGTCAATCTCGTGGCTGCTCGCACCGAGTTGACCAAGACCGACGTGGCCCAGGTGGTCGACGCGGCTATCGACACCATCATCGATTCGGTTGTCGAAGGCAAAAAAGTGTCGATCCTGGGCTTCGGCTCCTTTGAGCCCCGCGAGCGTTCTGCCCGTCAAGGCCTGAACCCCAAGACCGGCCAGAAGATCAAAATTCCTGCCAAGCGCGTCCCTGCCTTCACCGCCGGCAAGCTGTTCAAGGATCGCGTTCAAGGCTGATCCAGCAGCTACGTCTATGCCCGTCTCACGCGGCGTAGAGCAGAGGGCGACCTTCGGGTCGCCCTTTCGCGTGTTGGGGTCCTAGCGCTTGTCCATGGCCGCCTTGCTACCCACCCACCTCAGGACCCTGCAGGCCGAGGTTGCTGATCTGCGGGCAACGGCTCGCCGGGGTCGCTACGCGCCCTCCCCCACGGGGCGACTTCACTTGGGCAACCTCCGTACGGCCTTGCTCTCGTGGTTGATCACCCGGCTGCAGGGCGGGGAGTGGTTGCTGCGGATTGACGATCTCGATACTCCGCGCAATCGTCCGGGCGCTGAGGCCAGCATTCAAGACGACCTGCGCTGGCTGGGTTTGTTCTGGGATGGCCCGGTGCTGCGCCAAAGCGAGCGTCGCGGTCTCTACGCCTCTGTCCTGTCGGCGCTGCGTCGTAGCGGTCAGTTGTATCCCTGCCGTTGCAGCCGCCGGATGTTGGCTGATGTCTCAGCTCCCCACGGCCGATCGGGGGTCTATCCCGGTTTCTGCAGATCCCTCACTCCGCATTGGGGCCTGAAGGATCGACGGCTGCCGAGCTGGCGTCTGCGTTTGGAGCCGGGCTCGCTCCAGTGGCAGGAGCAGCTGGGCCCTGAGGGCTGCTTAGACGCTCTTAGGGAGGTGGGTGATGTGGTCCTGCGCCGGGCTGACGGCTTCTTGGCGTATCACCTGGCGACCGCGGTGGATGAGTGGGCCCTGGGTATCAGTGATGTCGTCCGTGGCCTTGATCTTTGGCCGGCCACGGGTCCTCAGGTCGCTGTTCTTGAACAACTGGGCGTCGATCCGCCGCGTTACTGGCACCTCCCCCTCTGGATGGATGCCCAGGGCCAGCGCTTGTCCAAAAGAGACGGGGGGCTGGGGCTCGCGCTTTGGCAGGACCAAGGCCTGAGCCCAGATGTAGCGATCGGCCGCCTGGCTGCCTCACTGGAGCTGGTGCCCGCGGGAGCCAAGCTCAGCGCTGAAGAGCTTCTGCAGCAGAGTCAGTTGGAGCGCCTGCGGCGGCTCTTGCGCCAGCCCCAGGTCGTGTCTTTTGGGGTCGAGTCTTAATGATCCCTTCGGGATCGAACCCCCTTGCCGCGACCAAAGTGAACCCATCACTAGGAGCGGCCCATGGCCAGGTCCGAGGAGCGGGGGGACATGACTGAGAAACAGGGTTCTCAGCCCTGTCCCAGTTGTGGTGGCAGCGGGATTCAGCGCACCCAAGCTGCCGGCTATCGCACCTGCTTGCAGTGCGTGGGCCAGGGCACTCTTCTGTTGATCAGCGCTTCGACTTCTGCCGCCAGATGAAGAACGCTGCAGTCGCGACAACCACCAACAAGGGTGTGGCAGTCAGCAAGAGCAGAGCAACGGAGGTCCAGTCGGTGTACATCGCGGCGAAGGCGCAAGCGGCGCCCATCCTCTCAGGCGCTCTGCTCGTTCTGAACTGTTGTTTCTTCCCTGCTTTGGCCCGCTCTGGGGTGGTCTTCGATGACTGCCAGCCCACGCCCGATGGAGGCGTGACCTGCGATACCCGGCCGACGGGAAACACCCTTTTGGATGACGAGGCGGCCCGCTACGGCCTCTTCAATGAAGCCAGTCCCGGCTGGGCTGAATTTGACCCCTACCAGGGCTATGACGACATGTTTGGCGGGAACGAAACCTGATTAGCCCCAGCTGAGACCACGCTCAGACCAGTGAGCCCCCGCCGAGCTCTCTAGCTTTGGGGGGATTCTGTGGCGAACGCGTCGTGCTGCACTTTTGGTCGCCGAATCTCGATCCAGAGCACGGCCGCAATGGCCTGCACCCTGAGCGCTATGTCCTGCGCTTGGTCGACGGCCAGGGCTTTTTGGCGATCGGGACGGATGGTCAATCCTTGGTCGTGGTGAGCTCTGCCGCTGAGGCCCATCAGTTTCATGTGCATGAGGTGGCCGTGGGGGCCGCCCAGGAACTCAATGCAGAAGGCCGCGGTCCCCTCGACGTGGTGAAACTCGAGGAGGCTCCGTAGGATCCGCCGCATCTTGAGTTCGCTGAGCCAGCCCCTGATGGAGCTCACCTACCGCCCCCGCCGCCTGCGCCGTTCCCCTGCCCTGCGGGCCATGGTGCGGGAGACCTCCCTCAGCCCCGCCGATTTCATCTATCCACTGTTTGTTCACGAGGGGGCCAGCAATGAGCCGATCGGCGCCATGCCCGGCTGTCAGCGTTGGAGCCTTGATGGGCTGGTGCAGGAAGTTGGTCGTGCCTGGGAGCTGGGGATCCGTTGCGTGGTCCTCTTCCCCAAGGTGGCCGATGGCCTGAAGACTGAAGACGGGGCCGAGTGCTTTAACGAAGGAGGACTGATCCCCCGGGCGATCCGCCGCCTGAAGGAGGTCCATCCCGGGATGGCGATCATGACCGACGTCGCCCTGGACCCCTATTCCTGCGACGGCCATGACGGGATCGTCAGCGGTGAAGGGGTGGTGCTGAACGACGAAACCGTGGCGCTTCTCTGTAAACAGGCCGTCGCTCAAGCCCGCGCTGGTGCTGATCTGATTGGTCCCAGCGACATGATGGATGGCCGTGTCGGCGCTATCCGCGAAGCCCTCGATGAGGAAGGCTTCGAGCACGTCGGCATCATTAGCTATACGGCGAAATACGCCTCGGCGTACTACGGCCCCTTCCGCGAAGCCCTGGATTCAGCACCACGCGCTGTGGCCAGCAAGCCCATCCCCAAGGACAAGTCCACCTATCAGATGGATCCGGCCAACGCCCGCGAAGCCATCACCGAGGCCCAGCTCGATGAGCAAGAGGGCGCCGACATCATGATGGTCAAGCCCGGTCTGGCCTACCTCGACATCATTCACCGCCTCCGGGAGGAGAGTGAATTGCCGATTGCGGCTTACAACGTCAGTGGCGAGTACGCCATGGTCAAGGCGGCCGCCGAGAAGGGCTGGATTGATGAGCGTGCCGTGGTGCTCGAAACCCTGCTTTGCTTCAAGCGCGCTGGTGCTGACCTGATCCTCACGTATCACGCCTGTGATGCAGCTCAGTGGATGCGCCAGGGCTGAAGCCGGCTCTGATCGCAAGCACTTCGGGGCAACCTCCCTAGGGTTATCGGGTTGACCGCGGGCTGCCGCGATGGGGCTGCGCGCGTTACGCCACCTTCTGCTCGCCATTGCCGTTCTCCTGCCGGTCTGTGCTGGTGCGCGCGAACAAAACATCCCGCCGGCGCTGCTGCCGCTGGTCAAGAGTTTTGAGGCCTATGCCCGGGACCTCGATCGCCTGGATGGGGTCCTGAAGCTCGCCCCAGCGGATGTTCCCGCCGCCCAGGTCACACCAGAGCTGCTGCAACAGCTGCGCCCCCCGCCGCCCGGAGCCTTGCCGGCCCAAGTGGAAGCCGTTGCCGTTGAGCAGCGGCTGCGGCTGGATCTCCAGCAGGTCATCGCTGTGGCGGTGCAGAACGATCCGGTGTTGCAGGAGCAGATCGCCCGCGTGCAGGAGCAGCAGGGCTGGTTGAAGTCGGTCCGTGGTCGGCTCTACCCGATCCTGGGACTGAACATTGGCGGCGGCTACAGCCAGCAGAAGGTGGGCAGCCTCGCCTGGCAGGGCAACGAGAGCATTTACGGCGTTGATTCCGCCTTCTATGTCCCCACAGGCGGGTGGGCGCGCACCCAGACCAATGTCGGGGATGGATTTGCCCTGCTTCAGCTCGACTACGAGCTGCTGAGCTTCGAGCGCAACGCTGCCCTCGCTGAAGTCAAGGCGGAGCTCCAGGCCTCCCAGCAGCGCTACGGCAACCGCCTGCGGCAGCTGCAGCTCAATGTGAGTGAGGCCTACTACCAGCTGCAACTGGCTGACCAGTTGCGCCGCATTCGTCAGGTCGTCGTCGACAACGACACCGTCATCTACGACCAGGTCATGGCGATGAAGATCGCTGGCCTGGTGCCCCGGGTGGATCTCTTGCGTGCTGAGGCGATGCTTCAGCAGAGTCGATTTCGCCTGCAGCAGGCCGACGCCCTGCGGCTAGGACAGCAGCGGCGCCTGAGCAATCTGGTCAATGCACCCTTCCAGATCACCCTGGAGGCGAGCGAGGCCGTCCGCCTCCAGCCGCCCTGGCCGTTGGACCTGCAACAGACCATCGTCCGAGGCTTCCAGGACAACCCCCAGCTCGAGGCCCTGCAATCAGCCCGTACAGCGTTGCTGCGTCAGGCGGATCGCCGGGCTGCAGAGTTGCTGCCGCGGCTCGGGTTGTTTGCTACGGGTGGCTACCTGGCGGCCCAGTCCACCTCGCCCTTGGTGGATCTGCAGGGCTGCTGCAAGGGTCCGGCCTACATCCCAGGTCTGAATGCACAGAGTGGGGAATGGGCCGCTGGGGTGAGGCTCAATTGGCGCCTCTTCGATGCAGGCATCACCTCTGGGGCGGTGGCTGCAAGCCGCGCGGCGGCGGGCCGCACTCTGCAAATGGAGGCGGCTGAGCGCAATGCGATTCGCCAACGCCTCGAATCGGCTTATTACGACCATCGCGCAGCCCTCAGCCAGATCATTGCGGCGAATGCTTCCTTCAGGGCCGCTCGTGAGGCCTACCGCGATAGTCGCGCCCGCTTTGAGTTCGGCCTGGCGGATTACACCGACCTGGCGGACACGATTCGGTCACTGACGACGGCCATGGAGCAGCAGGCCGAAGCGATGACCTTGGCCAATGTCAGCTATGCCCAGTTGCTGCGGGAGTTGTTGCCTGTTCCCACCACGCTTGATGCGCCGGTGAGCTTGCCGATCACTTTGTCGGCCGCGCAGGATTGATCAGCGTGTTCACCGTCGCATGGGAGGTCGCTCCCGCACGCAGGGGGTGGCGGCTGTTCTGCTCCATCAGGATTCGCACCGGGAAGCGCTGCGGCACCTTCACCCAGTTGCCCGTCGCGTTCTGTGGCGGCAGCAGGGAGTAGTAGGCGCCACTGCCCGAGCTGATGTTGATGACCCGGCCCTTGAAGGTCACCCCCGGATACATGTCGAGCTGCACCTTGGCGGGCATCCCATCGCGGATCCGGTGGATTTGGGTCTCGAGATAGTTGGCGTCCACCCACCAGTGGTTGTTGTCCACGAGGGTGAACATGGCCTGACCTGGTTTGACATATTGACCAGTGCGAATTGAGAAGTTGTTGCTGACATATCCGTCCATCGGCGCGTAGTAGCGGGTGTAGTTCAAGTTGACCTTGGCGTTGCCCAGCGCGGCTCTGAGGGCGCGGATGTTGGCTTCCTGCTCACCGATCTGTTTCTCCAATCGGCTGATGTCGAGGTTGGCGCCCCTGACCTTGGCTCGTGCTTCGAGTTTCGCGGCTTGAAATTC is a genomic window of Synechococcus sp. A10-1-5-1 containing:
- a CDS encoding DUF3119 family protein, with protein sequence MSPSTVTGSGPNPEQGAILAPRIWVPLGVLILGVACLLINIWAAALVSVFGLFLLIQSQILRLQFCAEALIVWRGNTVLRRFPYSEWLNWTLFWEPFPVLFYFREQQSIHFLPVLFDANSLREQLNRHVIAQP
- a CDS encoding ABC transporter permease, producing the protein MPARRLPAWLLPRWLTRLGESLLIGGQAVSALAKGQINPNDLIAELMEAGPGSFLIILITGLAAGTVFNIQAASELVKQGAGSTVGGILALGLAREIAPILTATLVTGKVATAYAAQLGTMKVTEQIDAITMLRTDPVQYLVVPRLLAMIVMTPVQCLAFFAVAIWSGQVSSAILYNIPPDVFWNSVRGWMQPSDLPAMLLKAVVFGLQIAVIACGWGLTTRGGPKEVGTSTTGAVVMILVTVSLVDVVLTQLLFGS
- a CDS encoding MFS transporter, whose translation is MAATPQAPSDAVDLRGRPRQRLLWAYGLGDVGTGMGASLIGFYLLRFYVAAGLPPWLAGLAYGLGRLWDAVNDPIVGWLSDKTVNTQLGPRLPWILWSAVPLGASMALMWWLPPWESIWTKFWVFLVVSVVANSLYTCVNLPYTALAAELTTDVGLRTRLNTSRFTGSILATITAALLAGVLVGNLGDPSSYLPVGLVSGVIISASGLLCGWGLLPAARNCQRPEPTPGTTRKLLRRVAQNGRFLMVLGLYLLLWCSLQLMQAVSLFFLPVVLQVPEGLSKLILLPFLLSSLGGLWLWNTVSHRAGRLQALRQGGLLWVAGCLLVMVLQPLNPALPVMAASNLLKLVLLVLSIVLAGVGASTAYLIPWSLLPDAIDADPEKPAGQYTAWMVLAQKVCISAVIALLGMVLSASGYDEALANTAQPTSALVAIRLCMGIIPAVLVVLGLVVTRRWPERGLHLEAS
- a CDS encoding glycogen-debranching protein — translated: MASIHLGQPWPLGAQATPRGVNFSLAAPSASRIELLLFRDGSASEPEQTIELHSAHRSGDIWHVEVEGVGIGCCYAYRVFGPLQPGQHGYNPSKLLLDPCARAIAGWDVYKRVDALGGMPNTAKCLKGVVTERDRFDFRAAPRPRHSWQRTLIYELHVGGFSRGQGSPVSQEAQGTYLGLIELIPYLKGLGITTIELLPVMAFDPHDAPEGRMNYWGYSPLSWLAPHHGYQQGDDPLQIRHQVRQLVTACHQAGLEVLVDVVYNHTCEGNQAGPTLSWRGIDDRLYYHQNAKGDYLDVSGCGNSIAANRPLVRRLILESMRCWALELGVDGFRFDLGIALSRGEELAPLDKPPLFEEIEADPELSDLKLVSEPWDCGGLYRLADFPARRIGSWNGRFRDDVRRFWKGDEKSCWAMGQRLSGSPDLFGGQPAVLGRSITFLTAHDGYTLNDLVSYGGKHNLANGEDNRDGDNHNNNWNHGAEGPCSDPEIQALRNRQVRNLLATLLLSPGVPMLLMGDEVRRSQGGNNNTWCQNNILGWMHWMPDTEDLALKEFLQRLIQIRHRWADLFNPEVPHAEAKSTRFDQPGHLTRQWHGPKLGQPDWASWSHTLAWSLNDGQRGPLIWCGMNAYSEDLSFEVPKGSSGWLQLINTAEADAAPAAPQPWSGSAQTLRSRSLVLLVEQSCS
- a CDS encoding MBL fold metallo-hydrolase, translating into MSEENPKLAASGSVFAEPLPEGRPPRQVLENLWLFAPNRDTLGGSAWWLETPELPECSGLLIDCPGLNQANLAFLQQRGPGRMVLTSRDGHGRTRRFQEELQWPVSLQEQEAYLLPTVTGLEPFASEHCLGRGYSLRWTPGPTPGSAVLLADTAFHGGPLLFSGRLLSPVAAGEARPLRTRRSFHWSRWLRSLEALQLWLPRSTPVGLASGAGLGALRGEALIADVQKQLETLDWAALRCQEPI
- a CDS encoding HU family DNA-binding protein — translated: MNKADLVNLVAARTELTKTDVAQVVDAAIDTIIDSVVEGKKVSILGFGSFEPRERSARQGLNPKTGQKIKIPAKRVPAFTAGKLFKDRVQG
- the gluQRS gene encoding tRNA glutamyl-Q(34) synthetase GluQRS yields the protein MAALLPTHLRTLQAEVADLRATARRGRYAPSPTGRLHLGNLRTALLSWLITRLQGGEWLLRIDDLDTPRNRPGAEASIQDDLRWLGLFWDGPVLRQSERRGLYASVLSALRRSGQLYPCRCSRRMLADVSAPHGRSGVYPGFCRSLTPHWGLKDRRLPSWRLRLEPGSLQWQEQLGPEGCLDALREVGDVVLRRADGFLAYHLATAVDEWALGISDVVRGLDLWPATGPQVAVLEQLGVDPPRYWHLPLWMDAQGQRLSKRDGGLGLALWQDQGLSPDVAIGRLAASLELVPAGAKLSAEELLQQSQLERLRRLLRQPQVVSFGVES
- the hemB gene encoding porphobilinogen synthase; its protein translation is MELTYRPRRLRRSPALRAMVRETSLSPADFIYPLFVHEGASNEPIGAMPGCQRWSLDGLVQEVGRAWELGIRCVVLFPKVADGLKTEDGAECFNEGGLIPRAIRRLKEVHPGMAIMTDVALDPYSCDGHDGIVSGEGVVLNDETVALLCKQAVAQARAGADLIGPSDMMDGRVGAIREALDEEGFEHVGIISYTAKYASAYYGPFREALDSAPRAVASKPIPKDKSTYQMDPANAREAITEAQLDEQEGADIMMVKPGLAYLDIIHRLREESELPIAAYNVSGEYAMVKAAAEKGWIDERAVVLETLLCFKRAGADLILTYHACDAAQWMRQG
- a CDS encoding TolC family protein — encoded protein: MGLRALRHLLLAIAVLLPVCAGAREQNIPPALLPLVKSFEAYARDLDRLDGVLKLAPADVPAAQVTPELLQQLRPPPPGALPAQVEAVAVEQRLRLDLQQVIAVAVQNDPVLQEQIARVQEQQGWLKSVRGRLYPILGLNIGGGYSQQKVGSLAWQGNESIYGVDSAFYVPTGGWARTQTNVGDGFALLQLDYELLSFERNAALAEVKAELQASQQRYGNRLRQLQLNVSEAYYQLQLADQLRRIRQVVVDNDTVIYDQVMAMKIAGLVPRVDLLRAEAMLQQSRFRLQQADALRLGQQRRLSNLVNAPFQITLEASEAVRLQPPWPLDLQQTIVRGFQDNPQLEALQSARTALLRQADRRAAELLPRLGLFATGGYLAAQSTSPLVDLQGCCKGPAYIPGLNAQSGEWAAGVRLNWRLFDAGITSGAVAASRAAAGRTLQMEAAERNAIRQRLESAYYDHRAALSQIIAANASFRAAREAYRDSRARFEFGLADYTDLADTIRSLTTAMEQQAEAMTLANVSYAQLLRELLPVPTTLDAPVSLPITLSAAQD
- a CDS encoding HlyD family secretion protein, coding for MSASAAQPAGESKVVSPEEAARKKQRTRLIAGGAIGLVATSLASYFIHGYFFPYTDDAYVHAYTVTVSPYVEGYIKTVNTEPNAFVKEGQLLYEIVPLPFQLSVDQQQHQLDAAIAQKEALEQQRLQAKQALKDQQASQWLIDLNQQRYAYLQQQQVVSLEKEQEFQAAKLEARAKVRGANLDISRLEKQIGEQEANIRALRAALGNAKVNLNYTRYYAPMDGYVSNNFSIRTGQYVKPGQAMFTLVDNNHWWVDANYLETQIHRIRDGMPAKVQLDMYPGVTFKGRVINISSGSGAYYSLLPPQNATGNWVKVPQRFPVRILMEQNSRHPLRAGATSHATVNTLINPARPTK